From a single Paenibacillus sp. FSL R5-0345 genomic region:
- a CDS encoding 3-hydroxyacyl-CoA dehydrogenase family protein codes for MNFKKIGVIGGGTMGQGIAEMLAAKGLDVLLVEKTAEKLDYSYEMIETSLDKQLEKWAITQAEKKLILSRIQKVTHFAELSSCDMVIETIVEDLEEKKKILNQLDQVCPNHIILASNTSTLSLTELASSTMYPERVIGMHFIYPVAKVDLVEIVRGLKTSDATFEDTKSFVDEIVEKKGVMIYESPGFVTSRLICLFINEAMHVLQEGVASAQDIDDAMRIGYQFQYGPLEMADRFGLDSVLAALENMFREYGELKYRPSTILKKMVRAGQLGMKSGEGFFKYDKDGDRV; via the coding sequence ATGAATTTCAAAAAAATAGGTGTCATCGGCGGTGGCACAATGGGACAAGGTATTGCTGAAATGTTAGCAGCCAAAGGCCTGGATGTATTGCTGGTGGAGAAAACCGCAGAAAAACTGGACTACTCTTACGAAATGATCGAGACAAGTCTAGATAAGCAATTGGAGAAATGGGCGATCACTCAAGCAGAAAAGAAGCTGATTCTTAGCCGCATTCAAAAAGTGACACATTTCGCAGAACTCAGCTCTTGTGATATGGTCATCGAAACCATTGTTGAGGATTTGGAAGAAAAGAAAAAGATTCTAAATCAATTGGATCAAGTATGTCCAAATCACATTATTCTTGCCAGCAATACGTCAACACTTAGCTTGACTGAACTTGCAAGTTCTACAATGTATCCGGAACGCGTGATCGGAATGCATTTCATATATCCTGTTGCTAAAGTGGATCTTGTTGAAATCGTACGCGGTCTGAAAACTTCAGATGCTACTTTTGAAGACACAAAATCCTTTGTTGATGAGATTGTTGAGAAAAAAGGTGTAATGATTTATGAATCCCCAGGATTTGTAACATCACGCCTCATTTGCTTGTTTATCAATGAAGCTATGCATGTGTTGCAAGAGGGCGTTGCCTCCGCACAGGATATTGACGATGCTATGCGTATCGGTTATCAATTCCAATATGGACCGCTTGAAATGGCTGACAGATTCGGCTTGGATTCGGTTCTTGCTGCGCTTGAAAATATGTTCCGTGAGTACGGTGAATTGAAATACCGCCCTTCTACAATTCTCAAGAAGATGGTACGTGCAGGACAACTGGGTATGAAATCAGGAGAAGGCTTCTTCAAGTACGACAAGGATGGTGACCGTGTATGA
- a CDS encoding AAA family ATPase, giving the protein MPKYLKEILLGFIPVLFIFMAFLGINIFPIVIAAGMLTALLIIAHLRGGLTVNAGAGKKRKKEGPSKLTFEEIGGQDNAKQELREALDFLIRHEEISKFGIRPLKGILLTGPPGTGKTLMARAAAHYTNSVFVAASGSEFVEMYVGVGAGRIRDLFKDARNRAVKENKQSAIIFIDEIDVIGGKREGGQQREYDQTLNQLLTEMDGIYNNETPRILLVAATNRKEMLDSALLRPGRFDRHIQVDMPDKKGRKSILELHAKNKPLHPEVSLDKIAEEAYGFSGAQLESVMNEAAIYMMREDLTEVEQRHLSMAIDKVMMGEKTDRETNHEEKKRVAIHELGHAIMAELLRPGSVSQVTLTPRGQALGYVRHNPQQEQYLYTKDYLEDQIMIALGGAAAEEMYYGGRSTGSRADFDQALNIVETMMKSGLTSLGIAKLEMVTTEELMKENSKILDELMTRTREHLEKQRNVFDYSLDILMKEEVLSGEQFRCQFRDSVLLPA; this is encoded by the coding sequence ATGCCTAAGTATCTTAAAGAAATTTTACTCGGATTTATTCCTGTACTGTTTATTTTCATGGCTTTTTTAGGTATAAATATATTCCCAATTGTTATAGCAGCTGGAATGCTTACTGCACTTCTTATAATTGCTCATTTGCGAGGCGGTCTTACGGTGAATGCTGGTGCTGGGAAAAAACGCAAGAAGGAAGGACCTTCGAAGCTAACTTTTGAAGAAATTGGCGGGCAAGACAATGCGAAGCAAGAGCTTCGTGAAGCACTCGATTTTTTGATCCGTCATGAGGAGATCAGCAAATTTGGGATTCGTCCTTTAAAAGGGATTCTGCTCACTGGTCCTCCAGGAACAGGTAAGACCCTTATGGCCAGAGCGGCTGCACATTATACAAACTCCGTATTCGTAGCTGCATCAGGTAGTGAATTTGTTGAAATGTATGTGGGTGTCGGGGCCGGTCGGATTCGTGATTTGTTCAAGGATGCCCGTAACCGCGCTGTTAAGGAGAACAAGCAGAGTGCCATTATTTTCATTGATGAAATTGACGTAATTGGCGGTAAACGTGAAGGCGGGCAGCAGCGTGAATATGATCAGACCTTGAATCAGCTGTTGACTGAGATGGACGGTATTTATAATAACGAAACACCGCGTATTCTGCTGGTAGCTGCAACAAACCGGAAAGAGATGCTTGATTCGGCATTGCTACGTCCTGGACGGTTCGACCGTCATATTCAAGTGGACATGCCTGACAAGAAGGGCCGTAAATCGATTCTCGAATTGCATGCGAAGAATAAACCTCTTCATCCAGAAGTGAGTCTCGACAAAATTGCTGAAGAAGCTTATGGCTTCTCCGGTGCTCAGCTGGAAAGTGTCATGAATGAGGCTGCGATTTATATGATGCGTGAGGACTTGACGGAAGTTGAGCAGCGGCATCTGTCGATGGCGATTGACAAGGTAATGATGGGTGAAAAAACGGATCGAGAAACCAATCACGAAGAGAAAAAGAGGGTCGCTATTCATGAACTGGGACATGCCATTATGGCAGAGCTCCTTCGTCCTGGAAGCGTCAGTCAGGTTACACTGACTCCGCGTGGGCAAGCCCTTGGATATGTACGGCACAATCCTCAGCAAGAGCAGTATTTGTACACCAAAGATTATTTGGAAGATCAGATTATGATTGCACTTGGTGGAGCGGCGGCTGAAGAAATGTATTATGGCGGACGAAGCACAGGTTCACGCGCTGATTTCGATCAGGCGCTGAATATTGTGGAAACGATGATGAAGTCAGGATTAACTTCGCTGGGCATTGCTAAGCTGGAAATGGTTACCACTGAAGAGCTTATGAAGGAAAATAGTAAGATATTGGATGAACTGATGACGCGCACTCGTGAGCACCTTGAAAAGCAACGAAATGTATTTGATTACTCTCTTGACATTTTAATGAAGGAAGAAGTACTCTCTGGAGAGCAATTTCGATGTCAATTTCGTGACAGCGTCCTTTTACCAGCATAA
- a CDS encoding cell wall elongation regulator TseB-like domain-containing protein, producing the protein MKDQWNERDIAKDIAKTSAGLTEVTKAQKSVWDENAVYWVLTGKNQSGTELMVWVRFTVDGKFAEGNDAVYAEELSKGTSEAKIRSIIKADLPDVSIERLLPGVYNGEYAWQLFYKQSGRYYYQFYRFSDGARMGEGYSLPSR; encoded by the coding sequence ATGAAAGATCAATGGAACGAGCGAGATATTGCTAAGGATATCGCCAAAACCAGCGCTGGTCTGACAGAGGTAACTAAAGCACAGAAATCCGTGTGGGATGAAAATGCAGTGTACTGGGTCTTAACAGGGAAGAATCAATCCGGGACCGAGTTAATGGTATGGGTACGCTTTACTGTAGACGGGAAGTTTGCAGAAGGCAACGACGCAGTATATGCTGAGGAACTGAGTAAAGGGACCTCTGAAGCGAAAATACGCAGCATAATTAAAGCTGATCTTCCGGACGTTAGTATCGAGCGGTTGTTGCCGGGGGTATATAACGGAGAGTATGCATGGCAGCTTTTTTATAAACAAAGCGGTCGGTATTATTATCAATTTTATCGGTTCTCAGATGGAGCTCGAATGGGTGAAGGATATAGTTTACCCAGCCGCTAA
- a CDS encoding amidohydrolase, translating to MKSSKTIIKGGRFLIPGTDEPVLSGYMTIEDDLITYIGKEEPLMEEGVQVVDGSRLLFMPGLVNTHGHAAMSLLRGYGDDLALQVWLQEKMWPMEEKFTGEDVYWGTSLSVLEMLKGGTTTFLDMYDHMDRVAEVVELSGIRSVLMRGVIGLCPEEVQNHKLAEAISFARNWHGKADGRITTMISPHAPYTCPPDFFVKFVQAAHDLDLPMHTHMSETKREVEQNVVDYGLRPVAHLEKLGMFTRPSIVAHGVHLNDEEIEILARHNVGVSHNPGSNLKLASGVARVTDLLKAGVKVSLGTDGAASNNNLDMFEEMRLAALIHKGVSGDPTAVPAPEALSMATEYGAKSIFLNDVGRLAVGMKADFIAIDIDQPHLLPHTDLLSHAVYSASAKDVEHVWVNGKQVVKHGQCVTLDEEAIRRKAQESFEGLLKR from the coding sequence ATGAAGAGTAGTAAAACGATTATCAAAGGCGGGCGTTTTCTTATTCCGGGAACGGATGAGCCTGTTCTTAGTGGATATATGACTATTGAAGATGATTTGATCACTTACATAGGAAAAGAAGAGCCTTTGATGGAAGAAGGTGTGCAAGTTGTTGATGGCAGTCGTCTGTTGTTTATGCCTGGTCTGGTAAACACACACGGCCATGCCGCAATGTCATTGCTTCGTGGTTATGGAGATGATTTAGCGCTTCAAGTGTGGCTTCAGGAAAAAATGTGGCCGATGGAAGAGAAATTCACCGGAGAAGATGTGTACTGGGGAACCTCCTTGTCTGTTCTGGAAATGCTGAAAGGTGGCACTACAACCTTCCTGGATATGTATGATCATATGGATCGAGTAGCTGAGGTGGTCGAATTGTCAGGTATCCGTTCTGTATTGATGAGAGGCGTGATCGGTCTTTGTCCAGAGGAAGTACAGAATCACAAGCTTGCGGAAGCGATTTCTTTTGCACGGAACTGGCATGGAAAGGCTGACGGTAGAATTACAACGATGATCTCGCCACACGCTCCATATACTTGCCCGCCGGATTTCTTTGTTAAGTTTGTACAGGCGGCGCATGATTTGGATTTACCGATGCATACCCATATGTCCGAAACGAAACGCGAAGTGGAGCAGAATGTAGTGGATTACGGACTGCGGCCTGTAGCTCATTTAGAGAAGCTTGGAATGTTCACACGTCCGTCTATTGTTGCTCATGGCGTTCATTTGAATGATGAAGAGATCGAGATTCTGGCTCGTCATAATGTAGGTGTATCTCATAACCCGGGAAGTAATCTAAAACTGGCTAGTGGAGTTGCTCGTGTTACGGATCTTCTAAAGGCCGGTGTGAAGGTGTCGTTGGGTACAGATGGCGCGGCAAGTAATAATAACTTGGATATGTTTGAAGAGATGCGTCTTGCAGCACTTATCCATAAAGGTGTAAGTGGTGATCCTACGGCTGTACCGGCTCCGGAAGCTCTGAGTATGGCTACAGAGTATGGCGCGAAGTCTATCTTTTTAAATGATGTGGGCAGGCTCGCTGTAGGCATGAAAGCTGACTTTATCGCGATTGATATAGACCAGCCGCATTTACTACCGCACACAGATTTGCTGTCTCATGCTGTATACTCTGCCAGTGCCAAGGATGTTGAGCATGTATGGGTGAATGGTAAACAGGTTGTAAAACATGGACAATGTGTAACGTTAGATGAGGAAGCTATCCGTCGTAAGGCGCAAGAATCCTTTGAGGGGCTGCTCAAGCGGTAG
- a CDS encoding redox-sensing transcriptional repressor Rex has product MKSDKISEAVVRRLPVYLRFLNDLQKREILTVSSQELGQKLDLNPAQIRKDLAYFGDFGRKGIGYDVTYLIEKIRHILKLDQQLNVALVGAGNLGHALSNYNAYLKDTMKITAIFDSYAPKVGRKINSLTVQPMEELGQTVREQGIRIGIITVPDSEAQNVADILIESGIEAILNFAPVILKTPPNIRVHAADFTTDLQSLAYYLKDGKEESGNEE; this is encoded by the coding sequence ATGAAATCGGATAAAATATCAGAAGCCGTTGTTCGCAGACTTCCTGTGTACTTACGTTTCTTGAATGATCTTCAGAAACGTGAAATATTAACCGTTTCCTCGCAAGAATTAGGACAAAAACTTGATCTGAATCCCGCTCAAATCCGTAAAGATTTAGCGTATTTTGGAGACTTCGGCAGAAAAGGTATTGGGTATGACGTAACTTATCTTATTGAGAAAATCCGTCATATTTTGAAGCTGGACCAACAGCTGAATGTGGCATTAGTAGGTGCCGGTAACCTTGGACATGCATTATCTAATTATAATGCTTATCTGAAAGATACTATGAAGATTACCGCTATATTTGATTCTTATGCACCTAAGGTAGGGCGGAAAATCAACTCTCTTACGGTTCAACCCATGGAAGAGCTAGGTCAGACAGTTCGTGAGCAAGGCATTCGAATTGGGATTATTACTGTACCTGACTCAGAAGCGCAGAATGTAGCAGATATTCTTATTGAATCTGGCATTGAGGCGATTTTGAATTTTGCACCAGTGATTCTAAAAACACCACCGAATATCCGGGTTCATGCAGCCGATTTTACAACGGATTTGCAAAGTCTTGCTTATTATTTGAAAGACGGAAAGGAAGAAAGCGGAAATGAAGAGTAG
- the dinG gene encoding ATP-dependent DNA helicase DinG has protein sequence MKFAVLDFETTGTQSVGEIIQVGLAIIEEDRSISRVYGSYVKPGTPIPPFITGLTGITDDDVKDAPELDEMMMELVPLLDDVVLVGHNVAFDFHFLQNALDRCGYLPFQGRILDTIDFLKICFPSLTSYQLGSVSAHFGVTHDRPHQADSDALATALVLLKCLEELYSLPLLTIQRLCELFTEEDSDLGWYFDGLLREREAETLQPEGDLTFYRQLALAVGDWNELAPPRDEHAENPLQNLSFTDYMDEVTKRLKDTLPQYESREAQDIMINEVITALAEDKHLLIEAGTGTGKSLGYLLPAIYQSVRTNEKVMVSTHTINLQDQLRERDIPLLTQVVPFPFKAAIFKGRGHYLCLRKFEHKINKKDFISPREDALTAAQMIVWLTQSESGDDEELNLSGRGGDFWETVASDTDSCLGRSCPWFRKCYYHRAKHEAGIADVVITNHSKLFADVKAGHQLLPAYEHLVIDEAHHLEDVAGKHLGMHMKHFTVAHTLSRLYKDSRNGQLPTLRQMLQSSGSEEASEWSGVIDRIYPDLLTVKETWDLLSDKLFSLLPERSNAAAEEAGQLVMRLLPTRKPKDWDELVALENTINLTLSEIIRKGDKMLNEMRDQEGQSSSDSLVTDISGLFKDLASIREQVRFFMGLNDENVVYWLEANGNYRSKSLQLYAVPVDVSTQLKELFFHKKKSIVLTSATLSVDKSFQFMIDNLGLNEAAEEGRLMTSLLPSPFKYREQALLVIPRDFPSVKGSVGDARFVDTLVQSLAEAAITTRGRMLVLFTSYKMLRQVYDPLKEALASQEITVLGQGVEGGSRSKLIRRFQDSAASVLLGTSSFWEGVDIPGEALTCLAIVRLPFQPPNHPLAEAKSELLQAQKKNPFMKLSVPQAVIRFKQGFGRLVRTAQDRGIVIVYDTRVIESHYGKYFLYSLPGPKMEHMLTDQMVPRIAEWLEDGGVS, from the coding sequence ATGAAATTTGCCGTGCTTGATTTTGAAACAACGGGAACCCAATCCGTGGGTGAAATTATCCAGGTTGGCCTTGCAATTATAGAAGAAGACCGGTCCATCTCCCGGGTATATGGTTCCTACGTCAAGCCCGGAACGCCGATACCTCCTTTTATAACTGGTCTGACGGGGATTACCGACGATGATGTAAAGGATGCGCCTGAGCTGGATGAGATGATGATGGAGCTTGTTCCACTCTTGGATGATGTTGTGCTTGTAGGGCATAATGTCGCATTCGACTTCCATTTTTTGCAAAATGCTTTAGATCGATGTGGGTATTTACCATTTCAAGGGCGGATTTTAGATACGATTGATTTTCTAAAAATCTGCTTTCCTTCCCTAACATCCTATCAACTAGGGTCAGTTAGTGCACATTTTGGAGTGACACATGATCGTCCGCATCAGGCAGATAGTGATGCACTGGCGACAGCTCTTGTCTTGTTGAAATGTCTGGAGGAGCTTTACAGTTTACCGTTACTCACCATCCAGCGACTATGTGAGCTGTTTACCGAAGAAGATAGTGATTTAGGTTGGTATTTTGATGGTCTGCTGCGTGAACGGGAAGCGGAGACGCTTCAACCCGAAGGTGATCTGACTTTCTATCGTCAATTAGCGCTTGCAGTAGGGGATTGGAATGAACTAGCTCCACCTCGTGACGAGCATGCTGAGAATCCGCTACAGAATTTATCATTTACAGATTATATGGATGAAGTAACTAAACGGCTTAAAGACACTTTGCCACAGTATGAAAGCCGAGAAGCTCAGGATATTATGATCAATGAGGTGATTACGGCACTTGCCGAAGACAAACATCTATTGATCGAAGCAGGGACAGGAACCGGCAAATCGCTTGGTTATTTGTTGCCTGCCATATACCAAAGTGTTCGTACTAATGAGAAAGTTATGGTCAGCACTCATACCATTAATCTGCAGGATCAATTGCGTGAGCGTGATATTCCTTTGTTAACACAGGTAGTTCCATTTCCATTTAAAGCTGCGATTTTTAAAGGCAGAGGGCATTATTTGTGTCTTCGTAAGTTTGAACATAAAATTAATAAAAAAGACTTTATAAGTCCAAGGGAAGATGCACTTACTGCGGCTCAGATGATCGTTTGGCTGACACAAAGTGAATCAGGGGATGACGAAGAGCTCAATTTAAGCGGTCGTGGCGGAGATTTCTGGGAGACGGTAGCAAGCGATACCGATTCTTGTCTCGGTCGCTCCTGTCCTTGGTTCCGCAAATGTTATTACCATCGGGCAAAACATGAAGCGGGTATTGCTGACGTGGTTATTACGAACCATTCTAAGCTTTTCGCAGATGTTAAGGCTGGGCACCAGCTACTCCCGGCCTATGAACATCTTGTTATTGATGAGGCCCATCATCTGGAGGACGTGGCTGGCAAGCATTTAGGTATGCATATGAAGCATTTCACGGTGGCTCACACGCTGTCCCGATTATACAAGGATAGTCGTAACGGCCAACTCCCAACGCTTCGTCAAATGCTTCAGTCATCAGGCAGTGAGGAAGCTTCTGAATGGAGCGGAGTTATCGATAGAATCTATCCAGATCTGCTTACTGTAAAAGAAACCTGGGATCTACTTAGTGACAAGCTATTTAGCCTCTTGCCGGAACGTAGCAATGCAGCGGCGGAAGAAGCTGGACAGCTAGTCATGCGGTTACTTCCTACCCGTAAACCGAAAGATTGGGATGAATTGGTTGCTTTGGAGAATACTATAAATCTGACATTAAGCGAAATTATCCGTAAGGGTGATAAGATGCTTAATGAGATGCGTGATCAAGAAGGTCAATCTTCTTCAGATAGTTTAGTAACCGATATTAGCGGCTTATTTAAGGATTTAGCTTCTATACGTGAGCAAGTACGGTTTTTTATGGGATTAAACGACGAGAATGTAGTATATTGGCTGGAGGCGAATGGAAATTATCGCAGCAAATCGCTACAGTTATATGCCGTCCCTGTTGATGTTAGTACCCAGCTTAAAGAGCTGTTCTTCCACAAAAAGAAAAGTATTGTGTTAACCTCGGCGACGCTTTCTGTCGATAAATCATTCCAGTTTATGATTGATAATCTCGGACTTAATGAAGCTGCGGAAGAGGGGCGTCTAATGACATCTCTCCTTCCTTCTCCCTTTAAGTATCGGGAGCAGGCACTATTAGTAATTCCACGGGATTTCCCTAGTGTGAAGGGCAGTGTGGGTGATGCCCGATTTGTCGATACGCTCGTACAGTCACTAGCAGAAGCGGCGATTACGACACGCGGACGGATGCTTGTTCTGTTTACTTCTTACAAGATGCTGCGCCAAGTTTACGATCCTCTGAAAGAAGCTCTAGCCTCACAAGAAATCACGGTGCTAGGTCAAGGCGTGGAAGGTGGAAGCCGCAGTAAGCTGATTCGACGCTTTCAGGACAGTGCTGCTTCAGTTCTGCTTGGAACTAGCAGCTTCTGGGAGGGAGTAGATATTCCGGGTGAGGCATTGACATGCTTAGCCATCGTGAGGCTTCCATTTCAACCGCCTAATCACCCTCTAGCGGAAGCGAAGTCTGAGTTATTACAAGCCCAGAAGAAGAATCCGTTTATGAAATTGTCGGTGCCTCAGGCAGTTATCCGCTTCAAGCAAGGATTTGGAAGACTGGTACGGACAGCGCAGGATCGGGGTATTGTTATAGTGTATGACACTAGGGTTATCGAATCTCATTATGGAAAGTATTTCCTTTATTCGTTGCCTGGCCCGAAAATGGAACATATGCTTACGGATCAAATGGTTCCTCGTATAGCAGAGTGGTTGGAAGACGGAGGCGTTTCTTAA